A section of the Acidimicrobiales bacterium genome encodes:
- the rocD gene encoding ornithine--oxo-acid transaminase encodes MSDVLAPATAGGNVLATDLEWQHAAHNYKPLPVTLSRAEGAWVWDTDGRRYLDMLAGYSALNFGHRHPALVAAAHAQLDKLTLTARAFSNETLGPFAAQLAALCRKDAVVPMNTGAEAVETAIKVARRWGYERKGIAPNAATIIVFDHNFHGRTTTIIGFSSDDDTKDGFGPFTPGFRRVRYGDIGAVAAAIDDTVAAVLVEPIQGEAGVVIPPDGFLPALRDLCRTYNILMIADEVQSGFGRTGRMFACDHEDVVPDMYILGKALGGGIVPLSAVVADWDILSVLTPGSHGSTFGGNPLACAVGLAVIDLVRDGTLFAHAAALEPVLRDGLRNLLGFGIDAVRVRGLWAGVDLSAEMGTGRAMAEQLLARGVLSKDTHGQTLRLSPPLTISADELAWGLERIGESLAHLRRA; translated from the coding sequence ATGAGTGATGTGCTGGCCCCGGCCACCGCCGGAGGCAACGTGCTGGCGACCGATCTCGAGTGGCAGCACGCGGCGCACAACTACAAGCCGCTGCCCGTCACGCTCAGCCGCGCCGAAGGCGCGTGGGTGTGGGACACCGACGGCCGCCGGTACCTCGACATGCTCGCCGGTTACTCGGCGCTCAACTTCGGCCATCGTCACCCGGCCCTCGTCGCCGCCGCGCACGCGCAGCTCGACAAGCTGACGCTCACGGCGCGCGCCTTTTCCAACGAAACCCTCGGCCCCTTCGCCGCCCAGCTGGCGGCGCTGTGTCGCAAGGACGCCGTCGTGCCGATGAACACCGGCGCCGAAGCGGTCGAGACGGCGATCAAGGTGGCGCGCCGGTGGGGCTACGAACGCAAGGGCATCGCCCCGAACGCGGCGACGATCATCGTGTTCGACCACAACTTCCACGGTCGCACCACGACGATCATCGGGTTCTCCTCCGACGACGACACCAAGGACGGCTTCGGTCCGTTCACGCCTGGCTTCCGGCGGGTGCGCTACGGCGACATCGGCGCCGTCGCCGCCGCCATCGACGACACCGTCGCCGCCGTGCTGGTCGAGCCGATTCAGGGCGAGGCGGGCGTCGTCATCCCGCCCGACGGGTTCCTGCCAGCACTGCGCGACCTGTGCCGCACGTACAACATCTTGATGATCGCCGACGAGGTGCAGTCGGGCTTCGGGCGTACCGGTCGGATGTTCGCCTGCGATCACGAAGACGTCGTGCCCGACATGTACATCCTCGGCAAGGCGCTCGGTGGCGGCATCGTCCCGCTGTCGGCCGTCGTCGCCGACTGGGACATCCTCAGCGTGCTCACGCCCGGTTCACACGGCTCGACCTTCGGCGGCAATCCGCTGGCGTGTGCGGTCGGATTGGCGGTGATCGACCTCGTGCGCGACGGAACGCTGTTTGCCCACGCGGCGGCGCTCGAACCCGTCCTGCGCGACGGGCTGCGCAACCTGCTCGGCTTCGGCATCGACGCCGTGCGCGTGCGCGGCTTGTGGGCCGGCGTCGATCTGTCCGCCGAGATGGGTACTGGTCGCGCGATGGCCGAACAACTCCTCGCCCGCGGGGTGCTGTCCAAGGACACGCACGGCCAGACGCTGCGGTTGTCGCCGCCCCTCACCATCAGTGCCGACGAGTTGGCGTGGGGGCTTGAGAGAATCGGCGAATCGTTAGCGCATCTGCGAAGAGCATGA
- a CDS encoding bifunctional proline dehydrogenase/L-glutamate gamma-semialdehyde dehydrogenase, translated as MNRDPVLVEEAVALAATLLAAAQRNESRAQRRHRKRMARMLADEESRRFTLELADEVLRIHDAKRAAQRLREVLAEGAPPFLGPVDRLLLRTGATAARVLPRVVMPMVADRVRRETDSVLLPAEEPKLAARVRGHAAQHIHMNVNLLGEAILGEDEARQRVDDVRALLDRDHVDYVSVKISAICSQLDVLAFDASVRRITERLRVLYRAARTPTGVPDKFVNLDMEEYRDLHLTVAAFRTVLDEDEFASLDAGIVLQAYLPDSYAVLVELCEWAAQRHARGGGRIKIRIVKGANLAMEHVDAEMHGWVAAPFDNKADVDANYKRMLDVVLRPQYAEAVRVGVASHNLFDVAWALTLRKHYGAEDRLEIEMLEGMAPPQSEAVADAAGGLLLYGPATRAGDLEPAVAYLARRLDENAAPENFLHALFSMTPGSESWQTEEARFREAVRARHLAPPRPRRRQDRLVPHERNAAPTSFANEPDTDFTSAVNRRWINDQLMHWSDTYKPVHVAVADVDAAVARARAASAAWRARGDRADILRRVADEMAVHRGETIAAMAHTAGKTVAEGDTEVSEAVDFARYYAATIPVVPGATFEPYGVVAVASPWNFPYAIPAGGVLAALAAGAAVILKPAPQTRAIAALVVEHCHRAGVPADVVQFVPCDDDDAGKRLITHDDVDAVVLTGSWETARLFRSWKPRLALHAETSGKNAIVVTAAADLDGAIRDLVRSAFGHAGQKCSAASLGILESSVYDDGRFLDRLADAVRSLRVGPATDVDSTIGPLIEPASGPLLRAFTQLDDGESWLVEPRQIDDRTWTPGVKLGVTDRSWFHTAECFGPVLGLMRARDLDSAIRLQNHTPFGLTAGLQSLDPAEIERWIDRVDAGNLYVNRAITGAIVRRQPFGGWKRSAMGPGAKAGGPNYVASMGHWRDDDADRTPDYASAWALHFAVEHDPSGLAAESNVFRYVPYHRPVVVRVGDGASERDVQRCQLAARVAGVTLVIARDSDDEFIARVRKLRAGKVRVLGRVADAIYAACDDAGIPIDDAPVSAVGRIEMLRWVREQSVTQTMHRYGNVRSHAQRQSV; from the coding sequence ATGAACCGCGATCCGGTCCTCGTCGAGGAAGCCGTCGCGCTCGCCGCCACGTTGTTGGCAGCGGCGCAGCGCAACGAGAGCCGGGCCCAGCGCCGTCACCGCAAGCGCATGGCGCGCATGCTTGCCGACGAGGAATCCCGTCGCTTCACGCTGGAGCTGGCCGACGAGGTGCTGCGGATTCACGATGCCAAGCGCGCCGCGCAACGGCTGCGCGAAGTCCTCGCCGAAGGCGCGCCGCCCTTCCTCGGTCCGGTCGACCGGCTGCTGCTACGGACGGGGGCGACGGCGGCGCGGGTGCTACCGCGCGTCGTGATGCCGATGGTCGCGGATCGCGTGCGGCGCGAGACCGACTCGGTGCTGTTGCCCGCCGAGGAACCGAAGCTGGCGGCGCGGGTGCGTGGGCACGCGGCGCAGCACATTCACATGAACGTCAACCTGTTGGGCGAGGCGATCCTCGGGGAGGACGAGGCGCGCCAGCGCGTCGACGACGTTAGAGCCTTGCTCGACCGCGACCACGTGGACTACGTGTCGGTGAAGATCTCGGCGATCTGCTCGCAGCTCGACGTGCTGGCTTTCGACGCCAGCGTGCGCCGCATCACGGAGCGGTTGCGCGTGCTGTACCGCGCGGCGCGCACGCCGACGGGGGTCCCCGACAAGTTCGTGAACCTCGACATGGAGGAGTACCGCGACCTGCACCTCACGGTCGCGGCGTTCCGTACGGTGCTCGACGAAGACGAGTTCGCGTCGCTCGACGCCGGCATCGTGCTCCAGGCCTACCTCCCCGATTCGTACGCGGTGCTCGTCGAGTTGTGCGAGTGGGCGGCGCAGCGCCACGCCCGCGGCGGCGGTCGCATCAAGATCCGGATCGTCAAGGGGGCCAACCTGGCGATGGAGCACGTCGACGCCGAGATGCACGGCTGGGTGGCGGCGCCCTTCGACAACAAGGCCGACGTCGACGCCAACTACAAGCGCATGCTCGACGTCGTGCTGCGCCCGCAATATGCGGAGGCCGTGCGCGTCGGGGTGGCGTCGCACAACCTCTTCGACGTGGCGTGGGCCCTCACGCTGCGCAAGCACTACGGCGCCGAGGACCGTCTCGAAATCGAGATGCTCGAAGGCATGGCGCCGCCGCAGTCGGAGGCGGTCGCCGACGCAGCCGGCGGCCTGCTGCTCTACGGGCCGGCCACGCGCGCCGGCGACCTCGAACCGGCCGTCGCCTACCTGGCGCGCCGTCTCGACGAGAACGCCGCCCCCGAGAACTTCCTCCACGCGTTGTTCTCGATGACGCCGGGATCCGAGTCGTGGCAGACCGAAGAGGCGCGCTTTCGCGAGGCCGTGCGCGCCCGCCATCTGGCGCCGCCCCGACCGCGCCGCCGTCAGGACCGGTTGGTGCCCCACGAGCGCAACGCCGCTCCCACGTCCTTCGCCAACGAACCCGACACTGACTTCACCTCCGCGGTCAACCGCCGCTGGATCAACGATCAATTGATGCACTGGAGCGACACCTACAAGCCGGTGCACGTCGCCGTCGCCGACGTCGATGCCGCGGTGGCGCGCGCCCGTGCCGCCTCCGCCGCCTGGCGCGCCCGTGGCGATCGCGCCGACATCCTGCGCCGCGTCGCCGACGAGATGGCCGTGCATCGCGGCGAGACGATCGCGGCGATGGCCCACACCGCCGGCAAGACCGTCGCCGAGGGCGACACGGAAGTGTCCGAGGCCGTTGACTTCGCCCGCTACTACGCGGCGACGATCCCAGTCGTCCCGGGTGCGACGTTCGAGCCCTACGGCGTGGTGGCGGTGGCCTCGCCGTGGAACTTCCCCTACGCCATCCCGGCCGGCGGCGTGCTGGCGGCCTTGGCGGCGGGCGCGGCGGTGATCCTGAAGCCGGCACCGCAAACGCGGGCGATCGCCGCCCTCGTCGTCGAGCACTGCCATCGCGCCGGCGTGCCTGCCGATGTCGTGCAGTTCGTGCCCTGCGACGACGACGACGCCGGGAAGCGTCTCATCACCCACGACGACGTCGACGCGGTGGTGCTCACGGGATCGTGGGAGACGGCGCGCCTGTTCCGGTCGTGGAAGCCGCGCCTGGCGCTGCACGCGGAGACGAGCGGCAAGAACGCCATCGTTGTGACGGCGGCGGCCGACCTCGACGGCGCCATCCGCGACCTCGTGCGCAGCGCTTTCGGTCACGCCGGTCAGAAGTGCTCGGCCGCCAGCCTCGGCATTCTCGAGTCTTCGGTGTACGACGACGGGCGCTTCCTCGATCGCCTTGCCGATGCGGTGCGGTCGTTGCGCGTCGGCCCGGCGACCGACGTCGACTCGACGATCGGCCCGCTCATCGAACCCGCGAGTGGTCCGCTGCTACGCGCGTTCACCCAACTCGACGACGGCGAGTCCTGGCTCGTCGAGCCGCGCCAGATCGACGACCGCACGTGGACGCCGGGCGTGAAGCTGGGCGTCACCGACCGCTCCTGGTTCCACACGGCCGAATGCTTCGGCCCCGTGCTCGGCCTCATGCGGGCGCGCGACCTCGACTCGGCGATCCGGTTGCAGAACCACACGCCTTTCGGGCTGACCGCCGGGTTGCAGTCGCTCGACCCCGCCGAGATCGAGCGCTGGATCGACCGCGTCGACGCCGGCAACCTGTATGTCAACCGCGCCATCACCGGGGCCATCGTGCGCCGCCAGCCCTTCGGTGGGTGGAAGCGCTCGGCGATGGGTCCGGGAGCCAAGGCCGGTGGACCCAACTACGTAGCGTCGATGGGCCACTGGCGCGACGACGACGCCGACCGCACGCCGGATTACGCGTCGGCGTGGGCGCTGCACTTCGCGGTGGAGCACGACCCGTCAGGTCTCGCGGCGGAGTCGAACGTCTTCCGCTACGTGCCGTACCACCGCCCCGTCGTGGTGCGCGTCGGCGACGGTGCGAGCGAGCGCGACGTCCAACGCTGTCAGCTCGCGGCGCGCGTCGCCGGTGTCACCCTTGTCATCGCCCGCGACAGTGACGACGAGTTCATCGCTCGCGTGCGCAAGCTGCGCGCCGGCAAGGTGCGCGTCCTCGGGCGCGTCGCCGACGCGATCTACGCCGCGTGCGACGACGCCGGCATCCCGATCGACGACGCGCCGGTCTCCGCCGTCGGCCGTATCGAGATGCTGCGGTGGGTGCGCGAGCAGTCCGTCACGCAGACGATGCACCGCTATGGCAACGTGCGTAGCCATGCCCAGCGACAATCCGTCTGA
- a CDS encoding enoyl-CoA hydratase/isomerase family protein codes for MPSDNPSDVVLLDKLTPEITQLTLNRPDKLNAMNDALVNRLYERCDEIEDDPECRVVILTGQGRGFCAGLDLTGFGAAPRQKGWGGPGAGLAVQQHIAGLIPRLRALRQPVIAAVNGPCAGGGLALALASDVRVCSESARFNVAFVRIGLSGCDVGVSWLLPRLIGASRATEMMLTGRLITAAEADKYGLVSEVVPDGETVNAALNVATQIVANSPFGVWMTKEASWASREIPSLQAAIDLENRTQILSSFSEDQREAIGAFLQKRPANYQRR; via the coding sequence ATGCCCAGCGACAATCCGTCTGACGTAGTTCTGCTCGACAAGCTGACCCCGGAGATCACGCAGCTCACGCTGAACCGCCCCGACAAGCTCAACGCCATGAACGACGCGCTCGTCAACCGCCTCTACGAGCGCTGCGACGAGATCGAAGACGACCCGGAGTGCCGCGTCGTCATCCTCACCGGCCAGGGCCGCGGCTTCTGCGCCGGGCTCGACCTCACCGGCTTCGGCGCCGCGCCGCGGCAAAAGGGGTGGGGCGGTCCGGGCGCGGGACTGGCGGTGCAGCAGCACATCGCGGGGCTCATCCCGCGGCTGCGGGCCCTGCGCCAGCCCGTAATCGCCGCGGTCAACGGTCCGTGCGCCGGCGGCGGCTTGGCGCTGGCGCTGGCGTCGGATGTGCGCGTGTGTTCGGAGAGCGCCCGCTTCAACGTGGCGTTCGTCCGCATCGGCCTGTCGGGTTGCGACGTCGGCGTGTCGTGGTTGCTGCCGCGGCTCATCGGCGCCTCGCGGGCGACCGAGATGATGCTGACCGGCCGGCTGATCACCGCGGCCGAAGCCGACAAGTACGGACTCGTGAGCGAAGTCGTCCCGGACGGCGAGACGGTGAACGCCGCCCTCAACGTCGCCACCCAGATCGTCGCCAACTCGCCCTTCGGCGTGTGGATGACGAAAGAGGCGTCGTGGGCCAGCCGCGAGATCCCGTCGCTCCAGGCCGCCATCGACCTGGAGAACCGCACGCAGATCCTGTCGTCGTTCAGCGAGGACCAGCGCGAGGCCATCGGCGCCTTCTTGCAGAAGCGGCCTGCCAACTATCAGCGCCGCTAA
- a CDS encoding ABC transporter substrate-binding protein, with translation MRKMRAVLVAVATLSVAFAACGKSKSHDNELVIGSDIEYAPIEFYKEGTEVAQGVDIDLGTALAKQLGKKVKFVNDTDFAGIISALDNGRFDIVMSAMSDTAERQKKVDFVDYFQAGSSILVQKGNPKAIKSIDDLCGQSVAVQKGTIQDTDILTPQIAKCGSKTLNVLRFEKDTDALQQVKLGRAVANMEDFPVAAYNAQTSGDGNDFEVVGQQVGAGPYGIAVPKTDTKLRDQLKAALQQLIDNGDYGRILAKWNVSAGAVTSAELNGGS, from the coding sequence ATGCGGAAGATGCGGGCAGTCCTGGTAGCGGTCGCCACGCTTTCGGTGGCTTTCGCCGCGTGCGGCAAGTCGAAGTCGCATGACAACGAACTCGTGATCGGGTCGGACATCGAATACGCCCCGATCGAGTTCTACAAAGAGGGCACGGAGGTCGCGCAGGGCGTCGACATCGACCTCGGCACGGCCTTGGCCAAACAGCTCGGCAAGAAGGTGAAGTTCGTCAACGACACCGACTTCGCCGGGATCATCAGCGCGCTCGACAACGGCCGGTTCGACATCGTGATGTCGGCAATGAGCGATACGGCCGAGCGCCAGAAGAAGGTCGACTTCGTCGACTACTTCCAAGCGGGCTCGTCGATCCTCGTGCAGAAAGGCAACCCGAAGGCGATCAAGTCGATCGACGACCTGTGCGGGCAGTCGGTCGCCGTGCAGAAGGGCACGATCCAGGACACCGACATCCTCACGCCGCAGATCGCGAAGTGTGGGAGCAAGACCCTGAACGTGTTGCGCTTCGAGAAGGACACAGATGCGCTTCAGCAGGTCAAGCTCGGTCGCGCCGTGGCGAACATGGAGGACTTCCCGGTGGCGGCCTACAACGCGCAGACCTCGGGTGACGGCAACGACTTCGAGGTCGTCGGCCAGCAGGTCGGCGCGGGGCCCTACGGCATCGCGGTGCCCAAGACGGACACGAAGCTGCGCGACCAGCTCAAGGCGGCGCTGCAACAGCTGATCGACAACGGCGACTACGGCCGGATCCTTGCGAAGTGGAACGTATCGGCCGGTGCTGTTACCAGCGCCGAGCTGAACGGCGGGTCCTAA
- a CDS encoding amino acid ABC transporter permease → MQSHFIKAADVRHYLFSRLILQGVRNTIVLAVVAQAVGLVLGLVFAVGRMSHNPPAKAVSTFYIWFFRGTPVLVQLVLWYNGVPSVFKHLTIAIPFTHVVLFSERMVDFMTPFNAALLGLGLNEGAYMAEIVRAGILSVDHGQVEAASALGMTGGMTLRRIVLPQAMRVIIPPTGNEFIGMLKTTSLASVVIYEELLRRASSIYSTNLKVMPLLVVASIWYLAMTSVASVGQHYIEKRYSRGQAVIYA, encoded by the coding sequence GTGCAGTCGCACTTCATCAAGGCAGCCGACGTCCGCCACTACCTGTTCAGCCGCCTGATCCTCCAGGGCGTGCGCAACACCATCGTGCTTGCCGTCGTCGCCCAAGCGGTCGGTCTCGTGCTCGGCTTGGTGTTCGCCGTCGGGCGCATGTCGCACAACCCGCCGGCGAAGGCGGTGTCGACCTTCTACATCTGGTTCTTCCGCGGCACGCCGGTACTGGTGCAACTCGTGCTCTGGTACAACGGCGTGCCGTCGGTGTTCAAGCATCTGACGATCGCCATTCCCTTCACGCACGTGGTGCTCTTCAGCGAGCGGATGGTCGACTTCATGACGCCGTTCAACGCCGCGCTGCTGGGCCTTGGGCTCAACGAGGGCGCGTACATGGCCGAGATCGTGCGCGCCGGCATCCTGTCGGTCGACCACGGACAGGTCGAAGCCGCCAGCGCGCTCGGCATGACGGGTGGGATGACGCTGCGGCGCATCGTGTTGCCCCAGGCGATGCGCGTGATCATCCCGCCGACGGGCAACGAGTTCATCGGGATGCTCAAGACGACATCGCTCGCGAGCGTGGTCATCTACGAAGAGTTGCTGCGGCGCGCCAGCAGCATCTACTCGACCAACCTGAAGGTGATGCCGCTCCTCGTCGTGGCGTCGATCTGGTACCTGGCGATGACGAGTGTGGCGTCGGTCGGTCAGCACTACATCGAGAAGCGCTACTCGCGCGGTCAGGCGGTGATCTATGCGTGA
- a CDS encoding amino acid ABC transporter ATP-binding protein, with translation MREGEPMVHAAGVCKRFGRNEVLNGIDLDVAAGEVAVIIGPSGSGKSTFLRCVNHLERINRGVLTVDGEIIGYRQQGDRLVELPEKEVAQQRSRIGMVFQRFNLFPHLTVLDNVTCAPIHVRHLDRHAAATRAQQLLAQVGLADKADAYPAQLSGGQQQRVAIARALAMDPKLMLFDEPTSALDPELVGEVLDVMKQLARDGMTMLCVTHEMGFAREVGDQLVFIDGGVVVERGAPKEVLANPQHDRTKTFLSKVL, from the coding sequence ATGCGTGAGGGCGAGCCGATGGTTCACGCCGCCGGCGTGTGCAAGCGCTTCGGCCGCAACGAGGTCCTCAACGGCATCGACCTCGACGTGGCCGCGGGCGAAGTCGCCGTCATCATCGGACCTTCCGGCTCGGGCAAGTCGACCTTCCTCCGCTGCGTGAACCACCTCGAGCGCATCAACCGCGGCGTGCTCACCGTCGACGGGGAGATCATCGGCTATCGGCAGCAGGGCGACCGGCTCGTGGAGCTGCCCGAGAAGGAGGTGGCGCAACAACGCTCCCGCATCGGGATGGTGTTCCAGCGCTTCAACTTGTTTCCCCACCTGACCGTCCTCGACAACGTGACGTGTGCGCCGATCCACGTCCGCCACCTCGACCGCCACGCGGCGGCGACCCGGGCTCAGCAACTGCTGGCGCAGGTCGGCCTGGCCGACAAGGCCGACGCCTATCCCGCGCAGCTCAGCGGCGGCCAGCAGCAGCGCGTCGCCATCGCCCGGGCCCTCGCGATGGACCCCAAGCTCATGCTCTTCGACGAGCCGACCTCCGCGCTCGACCCCGAACTCGTGGGCGAGGTCCTCGACGTCATGAAGCAGCTGGCCCGCGACGGCATGACGATGCTGTGCGTCACCCACGAGATGGGCTTTGCCCGCGAAGTGGGCGATCAGCTCGTGTTCATCGACGGCGGCGTCGTCGTCGAGCGCGGCGCCCCCAAAGAGGTCCTGGCGAACCCCCAGCACGACCGCACCAAGACCTTCCTCTCCAAAGTCCTCTAG
- a CDS encoding DUF559 domain-containing protein, whose amino-acid sequence MFDGVYLHGAAAPTRRQWIWGALMAAGDGAVISHGANLAARSVQGAEPGTIHITIPDDRDVELKIVGRELVELPAIKVFRSRRGTGPKSFADGLPATCVERTLVDYAAIASPLLVERAVEDVLNRGLSTETRVWEGLIRYGGRGVTGTKRLRRVLMRRPSGRPAKSILEILLGPVLDRAGLPPSVRNHPVTVDGKNYEIDRAWVREMVALEADSKAWHGTATASANDREKAKALESIGFAVVRTNWDEVVNHPELLVAKLELAFCEGSPVLNTEFPSQK is encoded by the coding sequence TTGTTCGACGGCGTATATCTGCACGGTGCGGCGGCGCCGACGCGGCGGCAGTGGATATGGGGCGCGCTCATGGCCGCGGGGGACGGAGCGGTGATCTCCCACGGCGCCAACCTCGCGGCGCGCAGTGTGCAAGGGGCGGAACCGGGAACGATCCACATCACGATCCCCGACGACCGCGACGTCGAGCTCAAGATCGTCGGACGCGAGCTTGTCGAGTTGCCCGCGATCAAGGTGTTTCGGTCGCGTCGCGGGACGGGCCCGAAGTCCTTCGCCGACGGGCTGCCGGCCACCTGCGTCGAGCGGACACTCGTCGACTACGCCGCGATCGCGAGTCCGCTGCTCGTCGAGCGGGCGGTCGAGGACGTGCTCAACCGGGGCCTTTCGACCGAGACCCGGGTGTGGGAGGGATTGATCCGATATGGCGGCCGTGGCGTCACCGGCACGAAGCGGCTGCGTCGCGTCCTCATGCGGCGACCGTCGGGCCGCCCCGCCAAGAGCATCCTCGAAATACTCCTGGGGCCGGTCCTCGATCGAGCGGGTCTTCCGCCCAGCGTGCGCAACCACCCCGTCACCGTCGACGGCAAGAACTACGAGATCGACCGGGCGTGGGTGCGCGAGATGGTCGCTTTGGAGGCTGACAGCAAGGCCTGGCATGGGACGGCGACGGCGAGCGCGAACGACCGTGAGAAAGCCAAGGCACTCGAGTCGATCGGCTTCGCGGTCGTGCGAACCAACTGGGACGAGGTCGTCAACCACCCCGAGCTGCTCGTCGCCAAGCTCGAACTGGCCTTCTGTGAAGGATCCCCCGTGCTCAACACGGAATTTCCTTCACAGAAGTGA
- a CDS encoding SCP2 sterol-binding domain-containing protein, which translates to MPNPFLSDAWLEEVKAIAEEAGGGGMMPPSAEINMVITGGPEGDKELHVAGGVFNSGLLDSAPTKLTVPFDVAKDMFINGNQQAAMQAFMSGKIKVEGDMTKLMAMQGGASPDPAAAEALQKRIKEITSD; encoded by the coding sequence ATGCCCAACCCATTCCTGTCCGATGCTTGGCTCGAGGAAGTCAAGGCCATCGCTGAAGAGGCCGGCGGCGGCGGCATGATGCCCCCCTCGGCCGAGATCAACATGGTCATCACCGGCGGCCCGGAGGGTGACAAGGAACTGCACGTCGCCGGCGGCGTGTTCAACAGCGGCCTGCTCGACAGCGCCCCGACCAAGCTGACCGTGCCGTTCGACGTGGCCAAGGACATGTTCATCAACGGCAACCAGCAGGCAGCCATGCAGGCGTTCATGAGCGGCAAGATCAAGGTCGAAGGCGACATGACCAAGCTCATGGCCATGCAGGGCGGCGCCAGCCCCGATCCCGCTGCGGCCGAGGCGCTGCAGAAGCGGATCAAGGAAATCACGTCGGACTGA
- a CDS encoding steroid 3-ketoacyl-CoA thiolase produces MSDNDVVIVEAVRSPLGRRAGGLSTVHPIDLLGAVQAEAIKRAGIDPAAIDQVVGGCVSQVGEQTFNIARGAWLTAGLPLTTAATTVDAQCGSSQQATNLAAGLVASGAVDVVMSCGVESMSRVGLGAAARSGPGMPFSAKYPYEGTSQFEGAERIAEKWGISRQDTDQFGLESQQKAIQAWNEGRFEREVLPITAPIFDAEGNDTGETQVVAKDEGLRETSLEKLATLKPVARENGVHTAGTSSQISDGAAAILMMTEAKAKQLGLTPRARIVAQCLVGVDPVLMLTGPIDATEKLLAKTGMTMSDFDLFEVNEAFASVVLAWEKECKPDHDRVNVNGGAIAIGHPVGATGARLITTALHELERRDGTRAMITMCCGGGLGSGTVIERI; encoded by the coding sequence GTGTCTGACAACGACGTTGTCATCGTCGAGGCCGTTCGCTCGCCGCTGGGTCGGCGGGCGGGCGGTCTGTCGACGGTGCATCCCATCGACCTCCTCGGCGCCGTGCAGGCCGAGGCCATCAAGCGGGCCGGCATCGATCCCGCCGCGATCGACCAGGTGGTCGGTGGCTGCGTGAGCCAGGTCGGCGAACAGACCTTCAACATCGCCCGCGGCGCCTGGTTGACCGCCGGCCTGCCGCTCACCACGGCGGCCACCACCGTCGACGCCCAGTGCGGTTCGAGCCAGCAGGCGACGAACCTGGCGGCGGGCCTCGTCGCCAGCGGCGCCGTCGACGTCGTGATGTCGTGCGGCGTCGAGTCGATGAGTCGCGTCGGTCTCGGCGCAGCGGCCCGCAGCGGCCCCGGCATGCCCTTCTCGGCGAAGTACCCCTACGAGGGCACCTCGCAGTTCGAGGGCGCCGAGCGCATCGCCGAGAAGTGGGGTATCTCCCGCCAGGACACCGACCAGTTCGGCCTCGAATCGCAGCAGAAGGCGATCCAGGCGTGGAACGAAGGTCGCTTCGAGCGCGAGGTCCTGCCGATCACGGCGCCGATCTTCGACGCCGAGGGCAACGACACCGGCGAGACGCAGGTGGTCGCCAAGGACGAAGGCCTGCGCGAGACGAGCCTCGAAAAGCTCGCCACGCTCAAGCCCGTCGCCCGTGAGAACGGCGTGCACACCGCCGGCACGAGTTCGCAGATCTCCGACGGCGCCGCGGCCATCCTGATGATGACCGAGGCCAAGGCCAAGCAACTCGGCCTGACGCCCCGTGCCCGCATCGTCGCCCAGTGCCTCGTGGGCGTCGACCCCGTCCTCATGCTGACGGGCCCGATCGACGCCACCGAGAAGCTGCTCGCCAAGACCGGCATGACGATGAGTGACTTCGACCTGTTCGAAGTCAACGAGGCGTTCGCCTCGGTTGTGCTGGCGTGGGAGAAGGAATGCAAGCCCGATCACGACCGCGTCAACGTCAACGGCGGCGCCATCGCGATCGGTCACCCCGTCGGTGCGACGGGCGCCCGCCTCATCACGACCGCGCTCCACGAGCTCGAGCGGCGTGACGGCACCCGGGCGATGATCACGATGTGCTGTGGTGGCGGCCTGGGTTCAGGCACCGTCATCGAGCGCATCTAA